One Siniperca chuatsi isolate FFG_IHB_CAS linkage group LG8, ASM2008510v1, whole genome shotgun sequence DNA segment encodes these proteins:
- the LOC122880750 gene encoding cytokine-dependent hematopoietic cell linker produces MTLQRVNSHESTVIMDRSRIDRNRNQTCGNYNSVMEPEYDVVDDQEEVLNVRILPARPINEEREYADRGLPRSSSAQSISSVSAQNSNILPREIPLTSGPAVNRDLKPGRRKTRLDKRSPPVEPGDQRSHSHSPSPSPLTAELLNRLLGLSLHEPCRRNGQSAAKKAEFNPHTKGLQSAESVSAPHTNIRHSLDLDTHGIEISSQHNLERVPSKRHHHEWPQTKEDFDQHDFVPLEKPQQTNCEEDWYVGACNRPDAEHALHLVNKDGAFLVRDCSINSNSEPFVLAVYHEKKVYNVKIRFIKSTSKYILGTGQRSNDMFDSVADIIKFHSIFPIIFSGRNMPGSRYPENCVLTCPVTKRDVDLLLQ; encoded by the exons ATGACC CTGCAGAGAGTGAACAGCCATGAGTCTACTGTGATAATG GATCGCAGCAGGATAGATAGGAACAGAAATCAAACATGTGGTAACTACAACAGCGTCATGGAGCCTGAGTACGACGTGGTGGATGACCAGGAGGAAGTGCTGAATGTGCGCATACTTCCTGCAAGGCCCAtaaatgaggagagagagtaTGCAG ACAGGGGTCTTCCAAGGTCATCATCGGCTCAGAGTATTTCATCAGTGTCTGCT CAGAACTCCAACATCCTGCCTAGAGAAATCCCACTTACTTCAG GGCCTGCTGTAAATAGAGACCTGAAGCCAGGCAGAAGAAAGACCAGATTAG ATAAGAGGTCACCACCTGTGGAGCCAGGAGACCAG CGCTCACACAG TCACTCTCCATCACCTTCACCGTTGACCGCGGAGTTACTAAATCGCTTGCTTGGACTGAGTCTACACGAACCCTGCAGGAGAAA tggaCAGAGCGCAGCTAAAAAA GCAGAGTTCAATCCACATACCAAAG GTCTACAGAGTGCTGAAAGTGTTTCAGCCCCTCATACCAATATAAGACATTCTTTGGATTTGGATACTCATGGTATAGAAATCAG CTCACAACACAATCTAG AAAGGGTGCCATCAAAACGGCATCACCACGAGTGGCCTCAAACTAAAGAAGACTTTGACCAACATGACTTTGTTCCACTGGAAAAGCCTCAACAG ACCAACTGTGAAGAGGACTGGTATGTTGGGGCTTGTAATCGACCAGATGCTGAGCACGCTTTACACCTGGTGAACAAG GATGGGGCATTTTTGGTACGAGACTGCTCCATCAACTCCAACAGTGAACCCTTTGTATTGGCTGTTTATCACGAGAAGAAGgtttacaatgtaaaaattcGGTTCATCAAGAGCACCAGCAAATACATTCTGGGAACAGGACAACGATCAAATGAT ATGTTTGACTCTGTGGCAGATATCATCAAGTTCCACTCCATTTTCCCAATAATATTCAGTGGGAGAAATATGCCTGGAAGCAGATACCCAGAAAACTGTGTGCTGACATGTCCAGTAACAAAAAGGGATGTTGACCTACTGCTGCAATAA